The DNA region CAGCTGTCAGGGACAGCGCAGCCCAGCCGCGGGTATTCTCCATCGCCTGATGAGCATCGGGGTCGAATGACACCTTCACTTCGATCATGCGCTCGAACGGTTTGGATGCAAGCTGCGATTCTGCGCGCCCAGCAGCAACGTTGGGCAGCAGCGTCTCAGTATAGAGCTCCTGGCCTTTGCCCGACGTACAGATGAAACCATCTCCAGCACGTCCGGCATATTTCGCGTTGAGGGGCCCGGCGCCGGCGATATAGATTGGCACCATCTCGTCGGGCTTATCGTAGATCGTGGCATTCTGCGTTTTGTAGAATTCCCCCTCGAACGTTACGCGATCTTCGCTCCAGAGCTTACGAACGAGCTGGACCGCTTCCCGCAGGCGAGCCGATCTTTCCTTGAGCTCAGGCCACACCATGCCGGTTGACGGTACTTCGTTGAGGGACTCGCCCGTACCAACGCCGAGAATGACTCGGCGCGGAAACATGGCGCCGAGCGTTCCAAAGGCGTGCGCCACAACCGAGGGATGCAACCGGAAAGTTGGTGTGAGCACCGATGTACCAAGAACAACATTGCTGGTCCGTGCGAGAACCGCAGCCATCCATGCGGGCGCGAATGGTGCATGACCATCGGTGTGCTTCCAGGGCTGGAAGTGATCGCTCACAAAAACGGAGTCGAAGCCAGCTTGCTCTGCCTGCACAGCAAAGTTGAGTAGTTCAGTTGGGGCAAACTGCTCTGCCGATGCCTTGTAGCCCAAGCGCACGATGACCTCCGCTGATATCCTCTGGACAGCAGGCCTAGTTTTGACCAACTGGTCAAAAAAGTCCATGCAGAACCGCTATGATGGCGGACAACAACCCCCAAGCTTAACCAGGATGTGCTTACAAGTTCCATAATATATATTACGCGAATGGCGGAGCTGGTGATCCGTCTCGTCCCTCCCTCCTCCTGTTCCGTTGTGTGCATCCATAGGAAGTGGCTGGTCTGGCAGACGCTTGCTGCTAACCTCATCGTGCAAGGCAATTCGAATCCAGTGGAGGCTTTCCGTGCAACCGTCCCGAGATATCGCCCGGCTGATTGAAATCATGGCTGCGCTGCGTGCCCCTACGTCCGGTTGCCCGTGGGATCTCGAGCAGGACTTTGCGAGCATCCGGCACTACACGATCGAAGAAGCCTATGAAGTCGCGGATGCCATCGAGCGAAATGATATGGGCGACTTGCGGGAGGAGCTTGGCGACCTGCTGCTTCAGCCCGTCTATCATGCACAGATGGCTACTGAGGCTGGGCTGTTCGATATCGGTGACGTGGTCTACGCCATTACCGAGAAACTGATCCGCCGTCATCCGCACGTCTTCGGCGAGACACGAGCGGATAGTTCCGATGCAGCCAAGGGTCGCTGGGAAGCGATCAAGGCCGAAGAGCGTGCGGAGAAAGCTGCACGGTCTGGCGATCATGTCCCGTCCGTACTGGATGACGTACCTAATGTGTTACCGGCGCTTGCTCGTGCCGAGAAGTTAGCCAAGCGTGCAGCAAAGGTGGGCTTCGATTGGCCAGACCTTCCGTCGGTCATGGCCAAGGTTGTGGAAGAGTTAGAGGAAGTGAAGGAGGCTTCGGTACGCCAGGATGCTGCAGCCATGCACGAGGAGATCGGTGACCTTCTGTTCGCTGTGGCAAACCTTGCGCGCCATTCAGGAGTGAGCCCTGAGGCGGCCCTGCGGGACGCAAATGTTAAGTTCACACGCCGCTTTCACTACGTCGAAGAACGGTGTCGAGAAGACAGAATTGTGCCTTCTGACGCCGGGCTGGATCGCTTGGAGAGATACTGGAACGAGATCCGAGAAGCTGACAAGGCTTAAAGATCTGCTCCCTCTAGTCGGCCATTGAAGCGTTCCAAGAACGCCGCGCGATGGCGTGGCTCCACCCGCACCGAGTATTGGGTCCCCTGCTCCGTCGGCTCCTCACGTGATATGATTTCCGTATGCGAGTGCAGCCAGCCAATGTCACTTCCGGCGGAATGAGGGACATGCACCTTGTAGGTTCTGCTGTTCTCACCCAGTGCAGTTTCGATCGCGAGCTTCAGAGCATCAAGTCCTTGCCCGGTATGAGCGGATACCGGCACAACTCCTGCCACCCGTCCTGCTGGTGCGATGCCACTCAATTGATCTTCGACGGGAATGCCCTCGCTCCCCAAAAGATCGACCTTGTTCCACACTTCAATGATGGACGTCGTTTCTGGCGAAACTCCGAGCTCGGATAGAACCTGTAGAACATCCTGCGCCTGTGCGACGTGGTCAGGGCTGGCGATGTCACGCACGTGGAGGATGACGTCCGCTTCAAGCACCTCTTCAAGCGTCGCCCGGAACGCAGCGACGAGGTCGGTTGGCAGGTCGGCTACAAAACCAACCGTATCGCTGATCATCACCTCTCGTCCGTGCGGTAGCTCGAGCTTCCGCACTGTTGTGTCAAGGGTGGCAAACAGGAGATCCTCAGCGAACACCCCTGCCCCACTAATTGCGTTGAACAGGCTAGACTTACCAGCATTGGTGTAGCCGACCAGCGCAACGATGGGCATGTCCAAGCGCTTTTGGCGCTGTTGCGCACGGGTCTTCTTCACCTTCTCGAGCCGCTCCTCAAGAAGGACGATGCGCTCGGTGAGTTGGCGACGATCACTTTCGATCTGCGTCTCGCCCGGCCCGCCCATGAAACCCAGGCCGCCAGTACCGCGCTGGCGCTCCAGGTGCGTCCAAGATCGAACGAGGCGGCTCTTTTGGTAGTTGAGATGGGCGAGTTCAACCTGCAGAACACCCTCGCGCGTGGCGGCGCGTTCACCGAAAATCTCGAGAATTAGCGCGGTGCGGTCGAGCACCTTTGCCTTGGTTTCCCGCTCGAGATTGCGCTGCTGAATGGGTGAGAGCGCGGCATCGACCAGGATGAGGTCTATTCCCTCTGTCTGGACGCGCTCAGCGAGTGTCTCAACTAGGCCACCACCGATGAAAGTAGCAGGCTTGACCTCACGGACGCGAACTGTTTCCGAAAAGGCTATTTCGAGATTTATCGCTTCAGCGAGCCCTTCGAACTCGGCCTTCCTAGCCTCCAGGCTATGCTGGGAGTGGGTGCCGCGGACATCGGGACAAAGAAGGCCGGCACGCGTCGGTTGGGCCCGCCGGTCTATGAATGGCTGCGGCCCCGTCCGGCCATCCTCGTCCTCGAAGTCTCCCATAAGCTCAGTCGCTATCCTGGCTCTGCTCCGGATCGAACAGTTGGATGGGCGCGCCAGGCATAATGGTAGAGATCGCGTGCTTATAGACAAGTTGCGACTGCGCATCCCGGCGCAGCAGCAGGCAGAAATTGTCGAACCAGGTAATCACTCCCTGGAGCTTCACGCCGTTGACCAGGAATATGGTAACGGGGACCTTCTGCTTGCGAACGTGATTGAGAAAGGAGTCCTGCAGGTTTTGCTGCTTCTCACTGGGCATTTGGGCCTCTATTTTCGCGGCATTGTATGTCGCTGTTCTCGTTGTCTAAAATTCGGCCAGAGAGCTGCCGCGCGGCCCCCGAACCTTCTCTAATCAACTCACTCACTATTGCACAGAACACCGTGGGTGCATACCCGCACTGCTTGCATGCCCCGACAGCGCGCTAGGAAGGTCAAAGTCCGAGTGACTTGATTTTCCTGTGCAAAGCACTGCGTTCCATCCCGACGAACTCTGCGGTCTTGGAAATGTTCCCCCCGAACCGTTCGATTTGAGCCAGCAGATACTGGCGCTCGAACACCTCGCGCGCCTCTCGCAAAGGCAGGCTCATCAGGTGGGCAGAGGCATCCGTGTCGCCCACCGTGGGCAACACTTCGCCGATGTCGGATGGCAGCATGGCGGCAGTGATCACGCCGCCTTCTGGCTGCTGGTCCTTCATCAGGATCAACAAGCGTTCGATGGAATTGCGAAGCTGGCGAGCATTGCCGGGCCACTCTTGGGCCTGGAGTACCGCCATAGCATCATCGCCGATGATCATCCGCTGCAGATTGTGCATACGGCAGACCTGCTCGATGAAGACATTGACCAGTGGCGGCACGTCTTCCCGGCGCTCCTTGAGCGGCGTTAAAGGCAACGGAACAATGGAGAGCCGGTGAAAGAGATCAGAGCGGAATTCGCCCGCCTCGATTTGTGCCGCCACGTTTTGCGAGCTGGCGGAGATGATGCGGACATCTATAGGCACTGCTTGTGTGCCCCCGACACGTTGGAACCTATTTTCGACCAGCGTTCGTAGCAAGGCGGCCTGCGTCTGTGCCGGCAAGGTAGACACCTCGGAAAGATAGAGAGTGCCACCATGGGCCTTTTCGAGGGCGCCGACCTCTACTTTGAGAATGCCGCTCTTTTCTCGAGTCTCCCGACCGAAAAGAACCACTGGCACCTCGTCGGGTGCGTATAACGAGGCGTTGATTTCCACAAATGGGGAACTCGCCCGAGGGCTGCGATGGTGGATCAACCGAGCCACCAGCCCCTTACCCGCACCCGATGGACCGGAGATGAATATTCGTGAGTTGGTGGGAGCGGACTTCTCGATTATCCCGCGCACCTGGTGCAGCGCCGGTGACGTTCCCACCATGTCCGCGCTTTTAGACGGAGACCGCTCTTTAAGCTCCGCGACCTCGCTACGAAGCCGCGTCGCCTCCATTGCGCGCTGCGTAATATGAAGTAGCCGATCTATCTTGAACGGTTTTTCGATGTAGTCATAGGCGCCGCGGCGAATGGCAGATACGGCAGTCTCAACATTGCCGTGGCCAGAAATCATCACAACCGGCATCTCTGGGTGTTGTGTTTGAAAAACATCCAGCAACTGCAGTCCATCCAGACGTGATCCCTGCATCCAGATGTCGAGAAACACAAGGCTCGGCCTACGGCGCGCAATCTCGTTGAGGCCGCTATCAGCATCATGGGCCTGACGAGCCTCATATCCTTCGTCTTCCAGAATTCCTGCGATTAAGTCTCGAATGTCGTCTTCGTCGTCGATGATGAGGATGTCGAGTGCCATTAGTTGTGAACCACCGCCGAGTAGAGCGGTTCCTTCTGTTGGAGCAGATCATGGGTTGCGGTGGATGAGTCGCCTGCTTTCGTCATCGCGCCAGGGGCGTTCAGGGGCAGCGTGAAGGTTACGCAGGCGCCAACGCGACCTGCAGAATCAGGCTCAGCGTCAATTAATTCCACGATACCCTCATGCTGCTCAACGATCTTGGCCACGATTGCCAAGCCCAGCCCCGTCCCCTTCTCCCGTGTCGTCATGTACGGCTCGAGAAGGCGCTGGCGATTGTCCTTGGGCCAGCCTTTGCCGTTATCGGATACTGAGACACGCGCATGACTGCCCTCGATGTGCGCCTCTACGGCAATGGTTGGCTGCCAGTCCGTTGACCGCTCGACGCTCTCGAAGGCTTCTACCGCGTTCTTAATGAGATTGGTGAGAACTTGTGCAACCAAACGATTGTCGAACCAAGCCAAAATGGGCTCTGGCGGCAGATCAGTGTCGATCGTGACCTCGGGTAGACGAACGCTCTCCAGGAACACTGCCTGCCGGATAGTGTCTGAGAGGTCTGCCACCTCGGGAGCGGCCTCGGGCATCCGCGCAAAGGCGGAGAACTCATCGACCATCCTACCGATATCTCCAACTTGCCGGACGATGGTATTGATGCACTTGTCAAAGACATCCCGGTCGTCCTCAAGTTTGCTGCCATAACGCCGGCGCAGCCGCTCGGCGGAAAGCTGGATCGGGGTCAACGGGTTCTTGATTTCGTGCGCAATCCGGCGCGCCACGTCTGCCCAAGCACTGGTGCGCTGCGCCGATTCCAAATCGGTGATGTCGTCGAAGGTGAGCACGTATCCCTTGGATTCAGTTATCGATCCCTCACGGGTAAGCTGCACTTGATAGGTGCGACGGTCGGTCTCGTTCCCGATGTGAATTTGATCCCGCACCTGGCCGCGCCGCGCAGATTTCGCCCGCTCCAGGATAAGGCCTAATTCCGGCATGACCTTCTCGATACGCTCTCCCATCAGATCGATTTCGCTGCGACCAAGCATTTCGCATGCTCTCGCATTCACGAGAGTGACCGCACCAAATGGATCCAATCCGATAATGCCAGCCGAAACGCCCTCCACCACCGCCTCGGTAAACTGGCGACGCTTTTCGTTCATCTCGTTGGCGGTCAGCAACGCCTCTCGCTGAGTCTTGAGCTGCTGAGTCATCCGATTGAAGCCGTTGGACAGATCACGCAGGTCCCCCCTACCCTCCTGCACCGGCACCTGGACATCTAGATCTCCGCCGCTCACTCGGCTTGACGCAATCATGAGGTTGCGAATTGGGTCCACGAAGCGGTTCGCCAAAGCGATACCAGTCCAGAGCGCTGCCAGCAGCAACACCAGCGCTAAGCCGATGTACATAATGGTGAAGGTGATCTGGAAGACTAGCCGGTTGGAGGCGTATTCTCGATACTCACTGATGTTCTCATCTGTGAGCCGCATATACTCGAGCACTTCGGCGTCCACCGGGCGAGCCACGAACAGAAATGTGTTTTCGTACCCGCGCAATTTGATGACTGAGCCAACAAGATTGATCTTGCCGGGCGCGATGGCCGCCGGAACACCCTCCACCAACCCCTCGGTGATCCCGGCAGGCATTTGCGGATAGGCTCCTTGCACCGCTATTTGCGCCCGCATGATGGTGTTGCCATTTGCATCCACCAGCGAAGTGAAGGGCAGCGACCGGGTAACAGCAAGCGCGGTCAAAATGCGTTCAAATCGCTCTGGCTCGGCTTCGTAGGTCGTTCTGGCTCGCTCCAGTTCCTCGGCCACCCAGATTACGTCGTCGCGGAGCACCTGAGCATGCTCAAGCATGTAAGACCGCGCGACTAGGCGCGAGCTTTCCACCATCGCTCGAGTGCGCTCCGAGAACCACTGATCCAGGCCCTGGTTAAGCGCAATACTGGCGATGATCGCAACAATGGCGGCGGGCACCGCCGCAACCAACGCGAACATCCCCACCATTCGGATCTGGAGCCCGGCTCCGGCTAGTCGTTTTATGCGCGCCTGCACGAGCAGCACGGCTTCGGTCACAACAAGTGCAATCACCAGAAGGACCAATATGCCAGTAACGATCCAAATGGCGGTCCACAGCGCCGCCGAAGGCTCGATGCTAGTGGTTCCAGAGAGGATCAGAAAGGACAGGGAACTCATCAACACCGAGGCGGCCACGATGATGAAGCCGACGATGCGCAGGGCTCTGTTGTTGCGCGCAGCAAAGATCAACGAGCGCTGGCCACGCTTGTCCGTCGGAGTCGCTACTTCCTCGTTGATACTAACAGCTTCACTCATTAATGCCGACAGGCACTCCACCTCTGCCATGCAAAGGCAAAGTCTGACTCAATTCGAGCAACCCTTCAAGACAAATGTTGCCAAAATGTGACACCTATCATTAAGGGCGGGTGGGCTGTTAGCTGCGGCGGCTATGCTTCACAATCTCGATAGAGTGAGTGCGGATCTTCTTCCTAAGCGTGTTGCGGTTGAGCCCTAGGAGGTCCGCGGCTTTGATCTGATTGCCGCCACAGGCATTGAGCGCCATGGCGATGAGCGGGGCTTCCACCCTGTCGATCACTCGCTGATAGAGCCCTGCCGGTGGCAAGTTTGGCTCGTGCTCCCTAAGTAGCTGTCCCACATGCGTCTCTACCGCCATGGAGACGTCCACCGGACCAGCGATGCCGTTTGCAGAAGGCCGCTCAGCTATGTTGAGTTCGTTCTGAACGATTTCGGCCGAGATACTCTCGTCAGCATACAAGGCCGACAGCCGCCGAACGAGATTCTCCAGTTCCCGAATATTGCCGGGCCAAGAATAGTTCTGCATGAGTCGGATCGCTTCGGGAGAGATAGATTTTACAGGCTCCCCTTCCCGCTGCGCTGTGCGTAAGAAATGCGTGGTGAGATCGCCGATGTCATCGACGCGCTCGCGCAAGGGCGGCAGACGAATGGGAACGACATTCAGGCGGTAGTAGAGATCTTCCCGGAAAAGTCCTTGGCGGATCATCTGGGTCAAATCGCGGTGGGTGGCGGCAACGATCCGAACGTTGGTCTTTATCGAGCTGCGCCCGCCGACCATCGTGTATTCGCCTTCCTGCAGCACGCGCAGGAGGCGAGTTTGTGCGTCCATTGGCATGTCGCCGATCTCGTCGAGAAACAGCGTCCCGCCCTCGGCTTGCTCAAACCTGCCTGATGACCGCGTGTTGGCGCCCGTGAAAGCGCCCTTTTCATGCCCGAAGAGTTCGGCTTCGATAAGGTCGCGCGGAATGGCTGCCATGTTGATCGCGACGAAGGGGCCGTTGCGCCGCTTGCCGAAGTCGTGGAGGGCTCGAGCAACAAGTTCCTTGCCGGTGCCGCTTTCGCCGGTGATCATCACCGTCAGATCCGTTTGCATCAGGCGGGCTAAGGCCCGATAGATGTCCTGCATGGCGGTAGAGCGGCCGACCAGCGGCATGGTTTCGCCGGGCTCCTCCGACTTGCGGTCCGCGTTGGTGGGCTTCTTGGCATCTGCCAGAGCGCGCGCAACCACAGAGAGAACTTCCGTGATGTCGAACGGCTTCGGAAGATACTCGTAGGCTCCAACTTCCGAGGCCCGGATGGCCGTCATGAACGTATTCTGAGCGCTCATCACGATCATCGGCAGCTCCGGTCGGAGCTTCTTTATCTTGGGCATCACCTCAAAGGCATTGCCATCGGGCATGGCCACATCGGTGATGAGGATATCCCCTTCCCCACGGCTCACCCAATTCCACATTGTGGAGATGTTGCCTGTCGGACGAACCTCATAGCCGGCACGGGTCAGCGCCTGGTTGAGCACCATGCGGATGGCGGCATCATCATCCGCGAGCAGCACGACATGGCTCATTTGACCGGTTCTCCGTCGATGGGGGCGTTGAATGTTCCGCTCGCCACCGGCAGCAGAATACGGAAGCGAGTGCGTCCTGGTCTGCTTTCGCAGTCGATTACGCCGCCATGGTCACCAACGATCTTGGCGACCAGAGCCAAACCAAGCCCCGAACCATTGCTTTTCGTGGTGACGAAGGGATCAAAGAGGAACGGCAACAAATCAGGTGGGACACCGGGGCCATTGTCTTCGATGACGATTTCCAGGGGCAAAGATATGCGCTCGGATACGCCCGTTACGCTGATGCGGATACCAGGGCGGAAGGCAGTCGAGAACTTGATTTCGGGCTTCTGAACGCGCTCAAGGGCTTCAGAGGCATTTTTGACGAGGTTGAGGAAGACCTGAATCAGCTGATCGCGGTTGCCGAAGACTGGCGGAAGCGAGGGATCGTATTCCTCGCCAAACGTGATCCCACGCGCGACTCCGTTCCTGGCCAGAAGCTTAACACGATCCAACACCACATGGATGTTGAGCGGCTCACGTTCCATGGGTCGTTCGTCGCCGAACACTTCGACCCTGTCGATCAGCCCAACAATGCGGTCGGTCTCTTCCCGGATCAATCGGGCCAAAGGGATTTCGTCGGCGGCAACGGTCTGCTCCAGAAGCTGAGCCGCGCCACGAATGCCTGAAAGGGGGTTCTTGATCTCGTGCGCGAGCATGGCCGCCAGACCGGTCACTGAGCGTGCCGCGCCGCGGGAGACCATCTGCCGGTCGATCTTGTCGGCCATGGTGCGCTCTTGAATAAGCAGCGCTACCCGACCATCGCTGTCGGACAGGGGACTGGCGAAGACATCGGCGATACGCTCATCGCCAAAACGAGATGAACCGACCCGCACGCGGTACTCGGTCATGGGCGCACGCCGATGAGCGACGGTCTCCACGAGTGTAATGATAGGCGAACCAAAGGCGATCAGATCGTCAAGATTTTGCCGGGTTAGGACACTCGACGAGGCACCAAAGAATGCTTCGGCGGCATAGTTGACGAAAGTGATGCGGCGGTCTTCCTCACACACGATAATGGGCTGGGGCAGCGATTGCAGCACTGCTGTGGAGGGGACGAGTTCGTGCTGGGCAGATGCAGTTACAGCGCTCATGCGGCAGCTTTCCAATTACCCGAGAAGATGGTGCCGATCATGCCGATCACCTTGGCCGGCGATTCATTGTTGAGGAGTTCGCTGCGCGTAGGCTTATCCAGCGAGATTTGCGCAGCCTGGGAATACCAGTCGAGGTGCTTCCGAGCGGCGCGCAGGCCTACGGCCGTTCCATACTCGACCAGAATTCCCTCGTAGTGCTCAGCAACGACGTCAGCGAGAGCTTGCCCGACCGGCGCCTCAGTTGCGGTCTGCCCGTCGAGCTGGGCGCCGATTTGACCAACAGCCCAGGGGCGCCCTTGTGCCCCTCGGCCCAACATAACAGCCGCAGCCCCCGATTGTTCAAGCGCGCTTTTCGCGGTGGCGAGATCAACGATATCGCCATTGACAATCACTGGCACGCGGACGGCTTCCACGACGGATCTCACGAGCTCCCAGCGAGCCGTGCCCTTATAGAACTGCTCTCGCGTACGACCATGAACGGTAACCAACTGCACACCAGCGTCTACTGCGCGCCGTGCAATATCAGGGGCATTGAGACTCTCGTCGTCCCAGCCCAGGC from Devosia sp. RR2S18 includes:
- the fgd gene encoding glucose-6-phosphate dehydrogenase (coenzyme-F420) encodes the protein MDFFDQLVKTRPAVQRISAEVIVRLGYKASAEQFAPTELLNFAVQAEQAGFDSVFVSDHFQPWKHTDGHAPFAPAWMAAVLARTSNVVLGTSVLTPTFRLHPSVVAHAFGTLGAMFPRRVILGVGTGESLNEVPSTGMVWPELKERSARLREAVQLVRKLWSEDRVTFEGEFYKTQNATIYDKPDEMVPIYIAGAGPLNAKYAGRAGDGFICTSGKGQELYTETLLPNVAAGRAESQLASKPFERMIEVKVSFDPDAHQAMENTRGWAALSLTAEEKHSVEDPEEMERLAAQLPIERIAKRWIVSSDPDEHVEAIRAYIDYGFDHLVFHAPGDDQSRFIDLYAKEILPRLRKLQ
- the ntrC gene encoding nitrogen regulation protein NR(I), giving the protein MSHVVLLADDDAAIRMVLNQALTRAGYEVRPTGNISTMWNWVSRGEGDILITDVAMPDGNAFEVMPKIKKLRPELPMIVMSAQNTFMTAIRASEVGAYEYLPKPFDITEVLSVVARALADAKKPTNADRKSEEPGETMPLVGRSTAMQDIYRALARLMQTDLTVMITGESGTGKELVARALHDFGKRRNGPFVAINMAAIPRDLIEAELFGHEKGAFTGANTRSSGRFEQAEGGTLFLDEIGDMPMDAQTRLLRVLQEGEYTMVGGRSSIKTNVRIVAATHRDLTQMIRQGLFREDLYYRLNVVPIRLPPLRERVDDIGDLTTHFLRTAQREGEPVKSISPEAIRLMQNYSWPGNIRELENLVRRLSALYADESISAEIVQNELNIAERPSANGIAGPVDVSMAVETHVGQLLREHEPNLPPAGLYQRVIDRVEAPLIAMALNACGGNQIKAADLLGLNRNTLRKKIRTHSIEIVKHSRRS
- the dusB gene encoding tRNA dihydrouridine synthase DusB, with product MSEGAHDLSIGSLKLRNRAFLAPMAGITDRPFRRLAERFGAGMVVSEMVASNALSTGNSDMVRKLGRPDTLPHMVQLAGCEAEWMTRGARIAYDSGADIIDINFGCPAKRVTNGYSGSALMRVPDHAMKLIEAVASATPLPVTVKMRLGWDDESLNAPDIARRAVDAGVQLVTVHGRTREQFYKGTARWELVRSVVEAVRVPVIVNGDIVDLATAKSALEQSGAAAVMLGRGAQGRPWAVGQIGAQLDGQTATEAPVGQALADVVAEHYEGILVEYGTAVGLRAARKHLDWYSQAAQISLDKPTRSELLNNESPAKVIGMIGTIFSGNWKAAA
- a CDS encoding sigma-54-dependent transcriptional regulator, whose product is MALDILIIDDEDDIRDLIAGILEDEGYEARQAHDADSGLNEIARRRPSLVFLDIWMQGSRLDGLQLLDVFQTQHPEMPVVMISGHGNVETAVSAIRRGAYDYIEKPFKIDRLLHITQRAMEATRLRSEVAELKERSPSKSADMVGTSPALHQVRGIIEKSAPTNSRIFISGPSGAGKGLVARLIHHRSPRASSPFVEINASLYAPDEVPVVLFGRETREKSGILKVEVGALEKAHGGTLYLSEVSTLPAQTQAALLRTLVENRFQRVGGTQAVPIDVRIISASSQNVAAQIEAGEFRSDLFHRLSIVPLPLTPLKERREDVPPLVNVFIEQVCRMHNLQRMIIGDDAMAVLQAQEWPGNARQLRNSIERLLILMKDQQPEGGVITAAMLPSDIGEVLPTVGDTDASAHLMSLPLREAREVFERQYLLAQIERFGGNISKTAEFVGMERSALHRKIKSLGL
- a CDS encoding two-component system sensor histidine kinase NtrB, whose product is MSAVTASAQHELVPSTAVLQSLPQPIIVCEEDRRITFVNYAAEAFFGASSSVLTRQNLDDLIAFGSPIITLVETVAHRRAPMTEYRVRVGSSRFGDERIADVFASPLSDSDGRVALLIQERTMADKIDRQMVSRGAARSVTGLAAMLAHEIKNPLSGIRGAAQLLEQTVAADEIPLARLIREETDRIVGLIDRVEVFGDERPMEREPLNIHVVLDRVKLLARNGVARGITFGEEYDPSLPPVFGNRDQLIQVFLNLVKNASEALERVQKPEIKFSTAFRPGIRISVTGVSERISLPLEIVIEDNGPGVPPDLLPFLFDPFVTTKSNGSGLGLALVAKIVGDHGGVIDCESRPGRTRFRILLPVASGTFNAPIDGEPVK
- the mazG gene encoding nucleoside triphosphate pyrophosphohydrolase, yielding MQPSRDIARLIEIMAALRAPTSGCPWDLEQDFASIRHYTIEEAYEVADAIERNDMGDLREELGDLLLQPVYHAQMATEAGLFDIGDVVYAITEKLIRRHPHVFGETRADSSDAAKGRWEAIKAEERAEKAARSGDHVPSVLDDVPNVLPALARAEKLAKRAAKVGFDWPDLPSVMAKVVEELEEVKEASVRQDAAAMHEEIGDLLFAVANLARHSGVSPEAALRDANVKFTRRFHYVEERCREDRIVPSDAGLDRLERYWNEIREADKA
- the hflX gene encoding GTPase HflX, with amino-acid sequence MGDFEDEDGRTGPQPFIDRRAQPTRAGLLCPDVRGTHSQHSLEARKAEFEGLAEAINLEIAFSETVRVREVKPATFIGGGLVETLAERVQTEGIDLILVDAALSPIQQRNLERETKAKVLDRTALILEIFGERAATREGVLQVELAHLNYQKSRLVRSWTHLERQRGTGGLGFMGGPGETQIESDRRQLTERIVLLEERLEKVKKTRAQQRQKRLDMPIVALVGYTNAGKSSLFNAISGAGVFAEDLLFATLDTTVRKLELPHGREVMISDTVGFVADLPTDLVAAFRATLEEVLEADVILHVRDIASPDHVAQAQDVLQVLSELGVSPETTSIIEVWNKVDLLGSEGIPVEDQLSGIAPAGRVAGVVPVSAHTGQGLDALKLAIETALGENSRTYKVHVPHSAGSDIGWLHSHTEIISREEPTEQGTQYSVRVEPRHRAAFLERFNGRLEGADL
- the hfq gene encoding RNA chaperone Hfq, whose protein sequence is MPSEKQQNLQDSFLNHVRKQKVPVTIFLVNGVKLQGVITWFDNFCLLLRRDAQSQLVYKHAISTIMPGAPIQLFDPEQSQDSD
- a CDS encoding sensor histidine kinase, with the translated sequence MSEAVSINEEVATPTDKRGQRSLIFAARNNRALRIVGFIIVAASVLMSSLSFLILSGTTSIEPSAALWTAIWIVTGILVLLVIALVVTEAVLLVQARIKRLAGAGLQIRMVGMFALVAAVPAAIVAIIASIALNQGLDQWFSERTRAMVESSRLVARSYMLEHAQVLRDDVIWVAEELERARTTYEAEPERFERILTALAVTRSLPFTSLVDANGNTIMRAQIAVQGAYPQMPAGITEGLVEGVPAAIAPGKINLVGSVIKLRGYENTFLFVARPVDAEVLEYMRLTDENISEYREYASNRLVFQITFTIMYIGLALVLLLAALWTGIALANRFVDPIRNLMIASSRVSGGDLDVQVPVQEGRGDLRDLSNGFNRMTQQLKTQREALLTANEMNEKRRQFTEAVVEGVSAGIIGLDPFGAVTLVNARACEMLGRSEIDLMGERIEKVMPELGLILERAKSARRGQVRDQIHIGNETDRRTYQVQLTREGSITESKGYVLTFDDITDLESAQRTSAWADVARRIAHEIKNPLTPIQLSAERLRRRYGSKLEDDRDVFDKCINTIVRQVGDIGRMVDEFSAFARMPEAAPEVADLSDTIRQAVFLESVRLPEVTIDTDLPPEPILAWFDNRLVAQVLTNLIKNAVEAFESVERSTDWQPTIAVEAHIEGSHARVSVSDNGKGWPKDNRQRLLEPYMTTREKGTGLGLAIVAKIVEQHEGIVELIDAEPDSAGRVGACVTFTLPLNAPGAMTKAGDSSTATHDLLQQKEPLYSAVVHN